The proteins below are encoded in one region of Bacteroides uniformis:
- a CDS encoding ABC transporter permease, producing the protein MRRHIYYTLQSLLHKQGSNAIKIVSLALGLLMSVFLFARIAFELSFDNFYHDSDNLYIVKTGWLKNGVLEGNESRFTIIPIPAAIAEEFPEQVESSTVSCSLFDNSFQLGERQLDMSTVMADTLYFSVLGLEMIEGNPQDLAGPDVVFLSAKSAKEAFGDENPIGKTLRYDFWGYQTTLLVKGIFADIPLNTSLERRPEAIISFPTIGRHLKWDLGWQSGGNYDGYLRLRSPQDADWLNERMSIAIARHIPPESGLELSVRIVPIHNLHVETPQVRKMIWIMFFLGIVLLFTTALNYVLVSVASLTQRAKAIGVHKCSGASGSSIFSMFMVETAIVVGLALLLIGLLVYIFHEKMEELAAVPLSALFDWQNLWAPLSVILLLFILGGCLPAMLFARIPVTQVFRRYTSGRRGWKRVLLFVQFIGAAFILGMMLMVVSQYSYVTTRDRGWRPERVAYTTQREVDGNSLRSLVGSLPYVEGVASAERPILWFGSNQPILDNQGNELFYPRNTWFDSDFLPFIGLRLKEGHNLTGEGQLLVNSVFYEKMNWTDSPIGKRVNDYGTVVGLLDSFSFADMPNDNLPVMVEWTGKTAATLHVRLKEPLDENLARLNEEMHRIYPQKSLVFRSVEQEMRSYAESVRVFRDVTLLVSLTILFIILMGLIGYVNDEIRLRSKEIAIRKVNGAETESILLLLSRDVLWLAIPSVAIGIGGACRAGKLWASQFSDVVPFPIGGYILVGCLLLLFIVATVVLKAWCIANENPVKSIKSE; encoded by the coding sequence ATGAGGCGGCACATTTATTATACATTACAAAGCTTGTTGCACAAGCAAGGTTCCAATGCCATTAAGATTGTATCTTTGGCATTGGGACTGCTGATGTCTGTATTTCTATTTGCACGGATTGCATTCGAGTTGAGTTTTGATAACTTTTATCATGATTCGGATAACCTTTATATTGTGAAGACGGGTTGGTTGAAAAATGGAGTGTTGGAAGGTAACGAAAGTCGCTTTACCATCATTCCGATTCCGGCTGCCATTGCCGAAGAGTTTCCGGAACAAGTGGAAAGTAGCACAGTGAGCTGTTCTCTTTTTGATAATAGTTTCCAGTTGGGTGAGCGCCAATTAGATATGTCCACGGTGATGGCAGATACACTTTATTTTTCTGTACTCGGTTTGGAGATGATAGAAGGCAATCCACAGGATTTGGCGGGTCCGGATGTCGTATTCCTTTCCGCCAAGTCAGCAAAGGAGGCCTTCGGTGACGAAAATCCGATAGGGAAAACACTGCGTTATGATTTTTGGGGATATCAGACTACACTGCTCGTGAAGGGTATCTTTGCCGATATTCCGTTGAACACTTCTTTGGAGAGGCGTCCAGAGGCAATCATTTCCTTTCCTACTATAGGGCGGCATCTGAAGTGGGACCTGGGTTGGCAGAGCGGCGGAAACTACGACGGTTATCTCAGGCTGCGCAGTCCGCAGGATGCTGATTGGCTGAATGAGCGTATGTCCATAGCTATTGCCCGTCATATTCCACCGGAAAGTGGTTTAGAATTGAGCGTACGTATTGTCCCTATCCATAATCTGCATGTCGAGACTCCTCAAGTACGGAAGATGATTTGGATTATGTTCTTCCTGGGTATCGTGCTGCTTTTTACGACCGCATTGAATTATGTACTCGTTTCCGTGGCTTCGCTGACACAGCGTGCCAAGGCCATCGGTGTACACAAATGCAGCGGTGCTTCGGGAAGTAGCATCTTTTCCATGTTCATGGTAGAGACTGCTATAGTAGTAGGGCTTGCCTTGCTGCTCATTGGACTGCTGGTGTATATTTTCCACGAAAAAATGGAAGAATTGGCAGCTGTACCTCTCAGTGCTCTTTTTGACTGGCAGAATCTTTGGGCACCATTGTCGGTGATACTGTTACTGTTTATTTTAGGTGGTTGCCTGCCTGCCATGCTTTTCGCTCGTATTCCGGTGACACAAGTGTTCCGCCGCTACACTTCCGGGCGTCGTGGCTGGAAACGGGTACTGCTTTTTGTTCAGTTCATCGGAGCGGCATTCATTCTGGGGATGATGCTGATGGTCGTTTCACAGTACAGTTATGTAACGACGCGTGACCGTGGTTGGCGTCCTGAACGTGTGGCATATACCACCCAGCGGGAAGTGGATGGCAATAGCCTGCGTAGTCTTGTCGGCAGTTTGCCTTATGTGGAAGGGGTTGCTTCGGCAGAACGCCCTATATTGTGGTTCGGTTCTAACCAGCCAATTCTTGACAATCAGGGTAACGAGCTTTTCTATCCTCGTAATACTTGGTTCGACAGTGATTTTCTTCCTTTCATTGGTCTGAGACTGAAAGAGGGGCATAACTTGACGGGAGAAGGTCAGTTGCTTGTCAACAGTGTCTTTTATGAGAAGATGAATTGGACAGACAGCCCCATAGGCAAGCGGGTGAATGATTATGGCACTGTTGTCGGGCTGTTAGACAGTTTCAGTTTTGCCGATATGCCCAACGATAATTTGCCGGTGATGGTGGAATGGACGGGGAAGACAGCTGCCACCCTGCATGTTCGCCTCAAAGAGCCATTGGATGAAAATCTCGCCCGCCTCAATGAAGAGATGCATCGGATTTATCCTCAGAAAAGCCTCGTATTCCGTTCGGTGGAGCAGGAAATGCGCAGTTATGCCGAGTCTGTACGGGTATTTCGTGATGTTACCCTGCTGGTTTCATTGACCATACTCTTTATCATTCTGATGGGACTGATAGGCTATGTGAATGATGAAATCCGCCTGCGTTCAAAAGAGATTGCCATTCGTAAAGTGAATGGAGCGGAGACGGAAAGTATTTTGCTGTTATTGTCAAGAGATGTGCTTTGGCTGGCCATTCCGTCTGTCGCCATAGGTATTGGGGGAGCATGCCGGGCCGGAAAGCTTTGGGCGAGCCAGTTCTCTGATGTTGTGCCATTCCCTATAGGCGGATATATTCTTGTAGGTTGTCTGTTGCTGTTGTTTATCGTTGCTACCGTGGTGTTGAAGGCATGGTGCATTGCCAATGAAAATCCGGTAAAGAGCATCAAGAGCGAATAA
- a CDS encoding ABC transporter permease codes for MRQLYYTLQTLIRGKGSNLIKIISLGLGLAVSILIFSRQAFELNYDTCYKDHERLCLVKTVWYYNNEYHPSHITLGPVAGTIAENLPDEVESVTVTQQWWSNSAWFANERRFQTNAMTADSCFFATMGIDVVSGDPRELNNPEVVFISRELAGSMFADKNPIGQTVVYNKQMSMTVKGIFEDFPENSSFYGSGVVMSLATSFKHHWGYWGWGGGDSYMSFVRLRPGVQLDDVNTRIEKLAEQVRKSDDVFISLVPIKDYRMEFGISTMRMVWILLTLGTAILFIVAMNYVLISISAMNRRAKAIGVHKCSGANTGTIFGMFLWETGVIMLSSLLLVALLLFNFREPLEDMLDVSLAGLFSWENIWAPLSVIVILFMIGGMLPGQLFARIPVTQVFRRYTEGKKGWKRPLLFVQFAGTSFIFGLLGLVLMQSHYITNKERGFDYHRVAYASGVSFDSDAESDANRSVMLSLPYVEDGACSGNLLTDGLSGEGVTTDNGQWMSMRWVEFGKDYAPFMKLEFAEGKNMDAPGQILVNETFLKMMHWEDKPIGRQVRNGDRIAGNIVGVLKDFATSNAAYVVVQPMYATYLDRFSGNIQLRLKEPFDDNLKRLNEDMEKLFPTRDIVFSSFQKVIDDQNSTVTDFRNAALLAAITILFVTLMGLIGYINDEIQRRSKEIAIRKVNGAEASSILRLFSKDIFWISLPAVFLGGLGAWYIGGVWIEQFVEGVDFGICGFLLIACIVLLLIIGCVVFKAWRIANENPVDSIKSE; via the coding sequence ATGAGACAACTATATTACACTCTTCAGACACTGATACGAGGAAAAGGCTCCAACCTCATCAAGATTATTTCCTTGGGACTGGGGTTGGCAGTCAGTATCCTCATTTTTTCCCGTCAGGCATTCGAGCTCAATTATGATACCTGCTACAAGGACCATGAACGTTTGTGTCTTGTCAAAACAGTATGGTATTACAACAACGAGTATCATCCTTCGCATATAACTCTTGGACCGGTGGCTGGTACCATTGCCGAAAACCTGCCTGACGAGGTGGAGAGTGTTACCGTCACCCAGCAATGGTGGAGCAATTCGGCTTGGTTTGCCAATGAACGCCGTTTCCAGACCAATGCCATGACGGCCGATTCTTGTTTCTTTGCCACTATGGGCATTGATGTTGTCAGTGGAGACCCTCGCGAGCTGAATAATCCGGAGGTGGTCTTCATCAGCAGGGAGCTGGCCGGCAGCATGTTTGCCGATAAGAATCCCATCGGGCAGACGGTGGTCTATAACAAACAGATGTCAATGACCGTGAAGGGCATTTTTGAAGATTTCCCCGAAAACTCCAGTTTCTATGGAAGTGGTGTCGTGATGTCTCTGGCTACCTCCTTCAAGCATCATTGGGGATACTGGGGATGGGGAGGTGGAGACAGCTATATGTCCTTTGTCCGTCTGCGCCCGGGGGTGCAACTGGACGATGTGAACACCCGAATAGAGAAACTTGCCGAGCAGGTGCGCAAGAGCGATGATGTGTTTATCAGTCTGGTTCCGATAAAGGACTACCGTATGGAATTTGGTATCAGTACCATGCGTATGGTATGGATTCTGTTGACGCTGGGAACCGCCATACTTTTTATTGTGGCGATGAATTATGTGCTTATTTCCATCTCAGCCATGAACCGTCGTGCCAAAGCTATAGGCGTACATAAATGTAGTGGGGCAAATACGGGAACTATTTTCGGTATGTTCTTATGGGAGACCGGAGTCATCATGCTTTCTTCCTTGCTGCTTGTAGCGCTGCTTCTATTTAATTTCCGTGAGCCGTTGGAGGACATGCTCGACGTTAGTCTTGCCGGTCTTTTCTCTTGGGAAAACATTTGGGCACCGCTTTCAGTGATAGTCATTTTGTTTATGATAGGCGGCATGTTGCCCGGGCAGCTTTTTGCCCGCATTCCGGTGACGCAGGTTTTCCGCCGGTATACCGAAGGCAAGAAAGGCTGGAAACGTCCGCTCTTGTTTGTGCAGTTTGCCGGTACCTCTTTTATTTTCGGCTTGTTGGGGCTGGTGCTTATGCAGAGCCATTACATCACCAATAAAGAACGTGGATTCGATTACCACCGGGTGGCTTATGCTTCGGGCGTATCCTTTGACTCGGATGCGGAAAGCGATGCAAATCGTAGTGTGATGCTTTCTTTGCCTTATGTGGAAGATGGAGCTTGTAGCGGTAATCTTCTTACAGACGGATTGAGCGGAGAAGGGGTTACGACTGATAACGGGCAGTGGATGAGCATGCGTTGGGTGGAATTTGGCAAGGACTATGCCCCGTTTATGAAGTTGGAATTTGCGGAAGGCAAGAATATGGATGCCCCTGGGCAGATATTGGTCAATGAAACATTTTTGAAAATGATGCATTGGGAAGATAAACCGATAGGCAGGCAAGTGCGCAACGGCGATCGCATAGCGGGCAATATTGTAGGTGTACTGAAAGACTTTGCTACATCCAATGCCGCTTATGTGGTGGTGCAACCTATGTATGCAACTTATCTTGACCGATTTTCCGGAAACATCCAATTACGTCTGAAAGAGCCTTTTGACGATAACCTCAAGCGTTTGAACGAAGACATGGAAAAGCTGTTTCCCACCCGTGACATTGTATTTTCCTCGTTCCAAAAGGTCATTGACGACCAGAACAGTACCGTCACGGATTTCCGTAATGCAGCTTTACTGGCTGCCATAACCATCCTTTTTGTTACGTTAATGGGGTTGATTGGCTACATCAATGACGAGATACAACGCCGCAGCAAGGAAATTGCCATCCGTAAAGTGAATGGTGCGGAAGCGTCATCCATTCTCCGGCTTTTCTCGAAGGATATATTCTGGATATCCTTGCCGGCCGTTTTTCTTGGAGGGCTGGGAGCCTGGTATATAGGCGGTGTCTGGATAGAGCAGTTTGTGGAGGGAGTGGATTTTGGTATCTGCGGATTCTTGCTTATTGCATGCATTGTACTATTGCTCATCATCGGTTGTGTAGTATTCAAGGCATGGCGGATTGCCAATGAGAATCCGGTAGACAGTATCAAGAGTGAATAA
- a CDS encoding ABC transporter ATP-binding protein: MIEINNISKVFRTSEVETVALNHVNLDVKEGEFVAIMGPSGCGKSTLLNILGLLDNPTEGSYKLLGQEVADLKEKERTRVRKGKLGFVFQSFNLIDELNVYENVELPLTYLGVKAGERKRMVEDILKRMNISHRAKHFPQQLSGGQQQRVAIARAVVTNPKLILADEPTGNLDSKNGAEVMNLLTELNKEGTTIIMVTHSQHDASFAHRTIHLFDGSVVASVAAQDL; this comes from the coding sequence ATGATTGAGATTAACAACATCAGCAAAGTATTCCGTACTTCGGAAGTAGAGACGGTAGCATTGAATCACGTAAACCTCGATGTAAAGGAGGGAGAGTTTGTAGCCATTATGGGGCCGTCCGGTTGCGGCAAGTCCACCTTGCTGAACATCCTCGGGCTGCTGGACAATCCTACGGAGGGCAGTTACAAGCTGCTCGGTCAGGAAGTAGCGGACTTGAAGGAAAAGGAACGTACCCGTGTGCGCAAGGGCAAGCTGGGATTCGTGTTCCAGAGCTTCAACCTGATAGACGAACTGAACGTCTACGAGAATGTGGAACTTCCCCTTACGTATCTTGGCGTAAAGGCGGGTGAACGTAAGCGTATGGTAGAGGATATACTGAAAAGAATGAACATCAGCCACCGTGCCAAACACTTCCCGCAACAGCTTTCCGGCGGTCAGCAGCAACGTGTGGCGATAGCCCGTGCGGTCGTAACCAATCCCAAGCTGATACTCGCCGATGAGCCTACCGGTAACTTGGACTCCAAGAACGGAGCTGAGGTGATGAATCTGTTGACAGAACTGAATAAAGAGGGTACTACGATTATTATGGTGACCCACAGCCAGCACGACGCCTCGTTTGCACACCGCACGATACATCTTTTCGACGGTAGTGTGGTGGCAAGTGTGGCAGCGCAGGATTTGTAA
- a CDS encoding ABC transporter permease — translation MKQIYYVIQTLLRGRGSNIIKVISLGLGLTMSILLFSRVAYEQSFDTCFKDYDNLYQVWSIFSVKGEKFEPQEWNCGPVAGAILENFPKEVESAVSLSTSMVSAPLYNGSVRLDDRKIAADSLFFRTMGIDVLNGNPEKDLVQKDIIFLSERFARKVFGEENPIGKTLNYDHQFDLTVKGIYANLPENATINPEAVISMPTLWSRNWNNYSWSGGDSWVEFIRFRPGADKSVVNARIDAMIDKYRPAEDKKEYGYTAFVQPIRDTYRNYDDVQRMRVIMSILGFAILFIAALNYVLISISSLSYRAKSVGVHKCSGASGGTVFSMFLLETGIIIVAALLLMALIMLNFRDFVEDTVVVKLSTLLAPERIWVPLSVVLLLFIVGGVLPGRLFARIPVSQVFRRYTEGKKGWKRPLLFVQFAGVAFISGLMCVVMSQYQYVLKKDMGYNPKQIAIGNAYWDNEATRDAAYQFFKGLPYVEAVSSANSTPISGYSGSMIHSESGQALFSCRSSYFMREDFPALMGMTMKTGRMARDKEEVVVNETFAEMMRWGDDVVGRTVYTEGNTFKVVGQLKDFQIESFRTEKMPFIARGNKNFYGTVHVRLKEPFTENLQKLNHDVAEAFHDQTIDFTGYEKRIENSYNSVRVFRNATLMAAVTMFFIMLMGLIGYTTDEVRRRSKEIAIRKVNGAEASGILEMLSRDILVVAAPAVVIGTVLAWYVNGMWMEQFAERIHISWAVYVLVVMANLVIIVACVLWKSWRIANENPVNSIKSE, via the coding sequence ATGAAACAAATCTATTATGTAATTCAGACTTTACTGCGGGGACGCGGTTCGAATATCATCAAGGTCATTTCTTTGGGATTGGGATTGACGATGAGTATTCTGCTTTTCTCCCGCGTGGCATATGAACAGAGTTTTGACACTTGCTTTAAGGATTATGATAACTTGTATCAGGTATGGTCGATATTCTCGGTGAAAGGGGAGAAATTTGAGCCTCAGGAGTGGAATTGCGGTCCCGTGGCAGGGGCCATTTTGGAGAACTTCCCCAAAGAGGTGGAGTCGGCGGTAAGTTTGAGCACGTCTATGGTATCTGCTCCCCTTTACAATGGAAGCGTGCGTCTTGATGACAGGAAGATTGCAGCCGATTCGCTGTTCTTCCGTACTATGGGCATCGACGTCCTGAACGGCAATCCCGAAAAGGACTTGGTGCAGAAGGATATTATTTTCTTGAGTGAACGCTTTGCAAGGAAAGTGTTCGGTGAGGAGAATCCTATAGGGAAAACGCTTAATTATGACCATCAGTTTGACCTGACGGTGAAGGGAATCTATGCCAATTTGCCTGAGAACGCCACAATCAATCCGGAAGCGGTTATCTCGATGCCTACCTTGTGGAGCCGCAACTGGAATAACTACTCGTGGAGCGGGGGAGACAGTTGGGTAGAGTTTATCCGTTTCCGTCCCGGTGCCGACAAATCTGTTGTCAATGCGCGTATTGATGCCATGATAGACAAATATCGCCCGGCAGAAGATAAGAAAGAGTACGGTTACACGGCTTTTGTGCAGCCCATCCGTGATACATACCGCAATTATGATGATGTGCAGCGGATGCGTGTCATTATGAGCATTCTTGGTTTTGCCATTCTTTTCATTGCGGCGTTGAACTATGTGCTGATTTCCATTTCCTCTTTGAGCTACCGCGCCAAGTCGGTAGGCGTACATAAATGCAGCGGTGCGAGCGGTGGCACGGTTTTCAGCATGTTTTTGCTGGAAACGGGTATCATCATTGTGGCGGCATTGCTGCTGATGGCGTTGATAATGCTCAACTTCCGCGATTTTGTGGAAGACACGGTCGTTGTAAAGCTCTCCACCTTGTTGGCTCCGGAGCGTATCTGGGTACCGTTGTCGGTAGTGCTTCTGCTGTTTATAGTGGGAGGCGTATTGCCGGGCCGGCTCTTTGCGCGTATTCCCGTATCGCAGGTGTTCCGCCGCTATACCGAGGGGAAGAAGGGCTGGAAGCGTCCGTTGCTGTTTGTCCAGTTTGCAGGCGTGGCATTCATTAGTGGATTGATGTGTGTGGTGATGTCGCAATACCAGTATGTACTGAAAAAGGATATGGGGTATAATCCCAAGCAGATAGCCATAGGCAATGCCTACTGGGATAATGAAGCGACGCGTGATGCGGCTTATCAGTTCTTCAAGGGATTGCCCTACGTGGAAGCGGTGTCCAGCGCCAACAGCACGCCCATTAGCGGATATAGCGGTTCGATGATTCATAGTGAGAGCGGGCAGGCACTGTTCTCTTGTCGTTCTTCTTATTTCATGCGCGAGGACTTTCCTGCTTTGATGGGCATGACTATGAAGACGGGACGTATGGCGCGCGATAAAGAGGAAGTCGTGGTGAACGAGACCTTTGCCGAGATGATGCGTTGGGGAGACGACGTCGTGGGCCGTACGGTATATACCGAAGGGAATACATTCAAGGTCGTAGGGCAGTTGAAGGATTTCCAGATAGAGAGTTTCAGAACCGAGAAGATGCCTTTCATAGCCCGTGGGAACAAGAATTTTTATGGAACGGTACATGTTCGTTTGAAAGAACCCTTTACCGAAAATCTGCAGAAGTTGAACCACGATGTAGCCGAGGCTTTCCATGACCAGACCATTGACTTTACCGGTTATGAGAAAAGGATAGAGAACAGCTATAATTCTGTCCGTGTATTCCGCAATGCCACTTTGATGGCGGCAGTGACCATGTTCTTCATTATGCTGATGGGGCTGATTGGGTATACCACCGACGAGGTGCGCCGCCGCAGTAAGGAGATTGCCATCCGTAAAGTGAACGGGGCAGAGGCTTCCGGTATCTTGGAAATGCTGTCGAGGGATATACTTGTGGTGGCGGCTCCGGCAGTTGTCATCGGTACGGTATTGGCATGGTATGTCAACGGAATGTGGATGGAACAGTTTGCGGAGCGTATTCACATCAGTTGGGCAGTATACGTACTGGTAGTGATGGCCAATTTGGTGATTATCGTAGCCTGCGTACTTTGGAAGTCCTGGCGGATAGCGAACGAGAATCCGGTGAATAGTATTAAGAGCGAATAA
- a CDS encoding metallophosphoesterase family protein, whose translation MKFPKLLYPSFLCLLIAGCDMIDYHPYDVHISGETDVNAHNIAQIEQNCQNKTTIRFVTMGDSQRWYDETDDFVSHLNKRDDIDFVIHGGDVSDFGVTDEFLWQRDIMNKLKIPYVVLLGNHDCLGTGEETYRAIFGDPNFSFIAGRVKFVCLNTNAIEFDYSRPIPDFEFLAAQIRDREEEFDKTVVSMHIRPFCNEFNNNVAHVFQRYIKEFPGLQFCTSAHEHHRFEKDLFEDGIMYYMSDCMKNRNYYIFTITPDGYEREVAYY comes from the coding sequence ATGAAATTCCCCAAACTCTTATATCCTTCATTCCTATGCCTGCTTATAGCCGGCTGCGACATGATAGATTATCACCCTTACGATGTACACATCAGCGGTGAAACCGATGTCAATGCCCACAACATTGCCCAAATAGAGCAGAACTGCCAGAACAAGACAACAATCCGATTCGTAACAATGGGGGACTCCCAGCGCTGGTATGACGAGACCGACGACTTTGTAAGCCACCTCAACAAGCGGGACGACATAGATTTCGTCATTCATGGCGGAGACGTCAGTGACTTCGGTGTAACAGACGAGTTCCTTTGGCAACGGGACATTATGAACAAACTCAAGATACCCTATGTGGTACTTCTCGGCAATCACGACTGCCTGGGCACGGGCGAAGAGACTTATCGTGCAATATTCGGAGACCCCAATTTCTCCTTCATTGCAGGACGGGTAAAGTTTGTCTGCCTGAATACCAACGCCATCGAATTTGACTACTCCCGCCCCATTCCCGACTTCGAGTTTCTTGCCGCACAGATACGCGACCGTGAAGAGGAATTCGATAAAACCGTTGTGTCCATGCACATACGCCCGTTCTGCAACGAGTTCAACAATAATGTGGCACACGTATTCCAGCGTTACATCAAGGAATTTCCCGGACTGCAGTTCTGTACATCCGCACACGAACACCATCGCTTCGAGAAAGACCTCTTTGAAGATGGGATAATGTATTACATGAGCGACTGCATGAAGAACCGCAATTACTATATATTCACCATAACCCCCGACGGATATGAACGCGAAGTGGCATATTATTAA
- a CDS encoding sigma-54-dependent transcriptional regulator, producing the protein MAKKNGNILIVDDNRGVLTALQLLLKPYFEGIITLPSPVTLPSVLRERSWQVVLLDMNFTSGINTGNEGLYWLHEIKKQCPTLPVVLFTAYADIDLAVRGIKEGATDFVVKPWNNQKLVETLLNAVSASETKSPANGPNAGRTAESSHLFADTRNMYWGNSPAMQQLRLLVEKVASTDANILITGENGTGKEMLAREIHSLSPRNRQEMVSVDMGAVTESLFESELFGHMKGSFTDAHADRAGKFEAASRSTLFLDEIGNLPYHLQAKLLTAIQRRSIVRVGSNTPIPVDIRLICATNRNLPEMVAKGEFREDLLYRINTIHLEIPSLRERPEDIIPLAELFIARFCKQYDKPPVRLTDGACEKLTLHPWYGNIRELEHAIEKAIIICDNETLPAELFQLARRTGTPEAAASTLEEMEMQMIRKTLDKCSGNLSAVAAQLGITRQTLYNKMKKYGL; encoded by the coding sequence ATGGCAAAAAAAAATGGAAACATCCTGATTGTCGATGATAACCGAGGCGTACTTACCGCCTTGCAGCTTTTGTTAAAGCCATATTTTGAAGGGATAATCACACTTCCCTCTCCCGTAACCCTGCCCAGCGTATTGCGAGAAAGGTCATGGCAAGTGGTTCTTCTTGACATGAACTTCACCTCGGGCATCAATACCGGCAACGAGGGACTATACTGGCTCCATGAAATAAAGAAGCAATGTCCCACCCTGCCCGTAGTGCTGTTTACCGCCTATGCCGACATTGACCTTGCCGTACGGGGAATCAAGGAAGGAGCCACAGACTTCGTCGTAAAACCCTGGAACAACCAGAAACTGGTGGAAACCTTACTGAATGCCGTATCAGCTTCTGAAACAAAATCTCCGGCCAACGGCCCAAATGCCGGACGTACGGCAGAAAGCAGCCACCTGTTTGCAGATACCCGCAACATGTATTGGGGAAACAGCCCCGCCATGCAGCAGCTCCGCCTTTTGGTGGAAAAAGTGGCCTCTACCGATGCCAATATCCTTATTACGGGCGAGAACGGTACCGGTAAAGAGATGCTGGCACGCGAAATTCACTCCCTTTCACCGCGCAACCGGCAGGAGATGGTAAGTGTGGATATGGGTGCAGTCACCGAAAGCCTTTTCGAGAGCGAACTGTTCGGCCACATGAAAGGCTCTTTCACCGATGCCCATGCCGACCGTGCCGGCAAGTTCGAAGCAGCCAGCCGCAGCACCCTCTTTCTCGATGAAATAGGCAATCTCCCCTACCATCTGCAAGCCAAACTGCTGACCGCCATCCAACGACGCAGCATTGTCCGTGTAGGCAGCAACACTCCCATTCCCGTAGACATACGGCTGATTTGCGCTACAAACCGCAATCTGCCCGAGATGGTGGCAAAAGGCGAATTCCGCGAGGACTTGCTGTACCGCATCAACACGATACATCTCGAGATACCTTCGTTGCGCGAGCGGCCCGAAGACATCATCCCCCTTGCAGAGCTTTTCATCGCCCGCTTCTGCAAGCAATATGACAAGCCCCCCGTCCGCCTGACGGACGGCGCTTGCGAGAAACTTACGCTCCACCCCTGGTACGGCAATATCCGCGAACTGGAACATGCCATCGAAAAAGCCATTATTATCTGTGACAACGAAACCCTTCCCGCAGAACTGTTCCAGCTGGCACGGCGAACCGGCACTCCCGAAGCAGCCGCATCCACGCTCGAAGAAATGGAAATGCAGATGATACGGAAGACGCTCGACAAATGTAGCGGAAATCTCTCTGCCGTCGCCGCACAGCTGGGTATCACCCGCCAGACGTTGTACAACAAAATGAAGAAGTATGGCCTTTAA